The following coding sequences are from one Gimesia chilikensis window:
- a CDS encoding DUF1549 and DUF1553 domain-containing protein, which produces MKSLKLYRSVYSLTAGMLALFSLTATAAESDQVKQPVDQRYADESTQEVPQFQQHVVPLLGKLGCNGRACHGSFQGKGDFRLSLFGYDFVMDHKELTNAEADRVNMKEPGKSLIIQKPLNEIEHEGGKRFELNSWQHRLLTRWIAGGAQGVPKDAPKFDRLEVTPNAIQFSKEGETVQLKAVAVWSDGTRENVTPICRFQTNNEQIATIDEEGLVTSNKPGDTHVVVFYDAGVIPVPVLQPVSDQYGDKYPQVAASTKVDKLVVNKLQKLGVVPADLCDDTEFLRRVSLDLSGTLPAPHEVEAFLKNTSPNKRAEKIDELLESPGYAAWWTTKLCDFTQNNYDDLINVAPVRDKPSQEWYDWIKKRVTDNAGYDDIVEGILLATSREKGEDFDQFTKNMNAIYQDKPGQDFADREHMPYYWARRNFRNPDDRVLGFAYTFLGIRIQCAQCHKHPFDQWTQNDFKEFRGFFTRVNFGVNPESRDEYAAMVEELGADKLRGNQLLRELNKQVNKGETVPFMEVYVPKARPANKNQNKNKNKKQRRQGRNQSPATAKLLGAEVVEINEMDDPRAALMEWLRRENNPFFAKAFVNRVWSAYFNRGIIEPADDLNLANPPSNAPLLDYLSREFVKHDYDMKWLHREIANSDTYQRSWKTNPTNELDEVNFSHYIPHRMPAEVLYDAIHQATASDDAIDSMKNSVGERAIGIAASGVRNRALRDKQYALTIFGRSTRESNCDCDRSVDPSLLQTMYIKNDNDVYSAINRSNSSWLFQVGQQLGAVEAKNAQKTRMNDRADQLKEQAQQLKQRVAQLKKQEDKKKQLQQAQKRLKNLTAELKKVRQNAGRAQNSPAKVQTLEEPISAEKTEEIITRTYLRSLSRYPTEQETESAKKYIEESKDKMAGIYDLIWAVLNTKEFMLNH; this is translated from the coding sequence ATGAAATCACTCAAACTCTATCGTAGTGTTTACTCTCTCACAGCAGGTATGCTGGCGCTGTTTTCCCTGACAGCGACCGCAGCAGAATCCGATCAGGTGAAACAGCCGGTCGATCAGCGGTATGCTGATGAATCCACCCAGGAAGTCCCCCAGTTCCAGCAGCACGTCGTGCCCTTGCTGGGGAAACTGGGCTGTAACGGCCGCGCCTGTCACGGTTCGTTCCAGGGCAAAGGCGATTTCCGTCTGTCTCTGTTCGGTTACGACTTCGTCATGGACCACAAAGAATTGACCAACGCCGAAGCTGACCGGGTCAACATGAAAGAACCCGGCAAAAGCCTGATCATTCAGAAGCCTCTGAATGAAATCGAACACGAAGGGGGCAAACGTTTCGAGCTCAACAGCTGGCAACATCGCCTGCTAACCCGCTGGATTGCCGGCGGTGCACAGGGAGTACCCAAAGACGCACCGAAGTTCGATCGCCTGGAAGTCACTCCGAATGCAATTCAGTTCAGCAAAGAAGGGGAAACCGTTCAGCTGAAAGCAGTTGCCGTCTGGTCTGATGGTACTCGTGAAAACGTAACACCCATCTGCCGCTTCCAGACGAACAACGAGCAGATCGCAACCATCGATGAAGAAGGTCTTGTCACTTCCAACAAACCAGGCGATACGCACGTGGTCGTGTTCTACGATGCCGGCGTGATCCCCGTTCCCGTACTGCAGCCCGTTTCCGATCAGTATGGCGACAAGTATCCACAGGTTGCTGCCTCAACCAAGGTCGACAAGCTGGTCGTCAACAAACTGCAGAAACTGGGTGTGGTCCCCGCAGATCTCTGTGATGACACCGAGTTCCTCCGCCGCGTCAGCCTGGATCTGTCCGGAACATTACCCGCACCGCATGAAGTGGAAGCCTTCCTCAAGAACACCTCCCCCAACAAGCGTGCTGAGAAGATTGACGAGTTGCTGGAAAGCCCCGGCTACGCTGCCTGGTGGACCACCAAGCTCTGCGACTTCACTCAGAATAACTATGATGATCTGATCAACGTCGCTCCCGTTCGCGATAAACCGAGCCAGGAATGGTACGACTGGATTAAAAAACGTGTTACAGACAACGCTGGCTATGACGACATTGTCGAAGGCATCCTGCTGGCCACCAGCCGGGAAAAAGGGGAAGACTTCGATCAGTTCACCAAAAACATGAACGCAATTTACCAGGACAAACCAGGGCAGGATTTCGCTGATCGCGAACATATGCCTTACTACTGGGCACGGCGGAATTTCCGTAACCCAGATGACCGGGTACTCGGATTTGCCTATACCTTCCTGGGGATTCGCATTCAATGTGCCCAGTGCCATAAGCACCCCTTTGACCAGTGGACCCAGAACGACTTCAAAGAATTCCGCGGCTTCTTTACCCGCGTCAACTTCGGCGTCAATCCCGAGTCACGCGATGAATATGCGGCGATGGTCGAAGAGCTGGGTGCAGACAAGCTCCGCGGTAACCAGTTACTCCGTGAGCTGAATAAGCAGGTCAACAAAGGGGAAACCGTACCTTTCATGGAAGTGTATGTTCCCAAGGCCCGTCCTGCGAACAAGAATCAAAATAAGAACAAAAACAAAAAGCAGCGTCGACAGGGACGTAACCAGAGCCCGGCAACCGCCAAGCTCCTGGGAGCCGAAGTCGTCGAGATCAACGAAATGGATGATCCCCGCGCTGCGTTGATGGAATGGTTACGTCGGGAAAACAACCCGTTCTTCGCGAAAGCATTCGTGAACCGTGTCTGGTCTGCCTATTTCAACCGGGGCATCATCGAACCGGCTGACGACCTGAACCTGGCCAACCCTCCGAGCAATGCTCCGCTGCTGGATTACCTTTCTCGTGAATTCGTGAAACACGATTACGACATGAAATGGCTGCACCGGGAAATCGCCAACAGCGACACCTACCAGCGCAGCTGGAAGACCAACCCGACTAACGAACTCGATGAAGTCAACTTCAGCCACTACATTCCTCACCGGATGCCGGCGGAAGTGCTCTACGATGCGATTCACCAGGCAACCGCTTCAGATGATGCCATCGACAGCATGAAGAACAGTGTCGGCGAACGGGCTATCGGCATCGCAGCTTCGGGTGTCCGCAACCGGGCTCTCCGCGATAAGCAATACGCGTTGACGATCTTCGGACGCTCGACCCGGGAAAGCAACTGTGACTGCGATCGCTCTGTCGATCCCAGCCTGCTGCAGACCATGTACATCAAGAACGACAACGATGTGTATTCCGCCATCAACCGCTCCAACAGCAGCTGGCTGTTCCAGGTGGGACAGCAACTGGGAGCCGTTGAAGCTAAGAATGCTCAGAAAACTCGCATGAACGACCGTGCCGATCAGCTCAAAGAGCAGGCTCAACAGTTGAAACAGCGGGTTGCCCAGCTCAAGAAGCAGGAAGATAAGAAAAAGCAGCTGCAACAGGCTCAAAAGCGTCTGAAAAATCTGACTGCAGAACTGAAGAAAGTCCGACAGAACGCAGGTCGTGCCCAGAACAGTCCGGCCAAGGTGCAAACCCTGGAAGAACCGATCTCCGCAGAGAAAACCGAAGAGATCATCACCCGGACATACCTGCGGAGCCTGAGCCGTTACCCTACGGAACAGGAAACCGAGTCTGCGAAGAAGTACATCGAAGAATCGAAAGACAAAATGGCTGGTATTTACGACCTGATCTGGGCCGTACTGAATACCAAAGAATTCATGCTGAATCACTAA
- a CDS encoding RNA polymerase sigma factor: MATGNDGKLAPEIVHQLFETHAGELRAFLTGMLRNHDLADEAFQLTFSKALQSGGQSREETRKGWLFRVAYHEAMALIRRDKIHRKSLNDLSQMTSQFWDEAPDQRLLDHENQEQIRQALESLPDNQRVIVIARIYDNKTFKEISEEQEVPLGTVLTRMRLAIQTLSRQLNSPSDDS; the protein is encoded by the coding sequence TTGGCCACCGGTAACGATGGCAAGCTCGCCCCCGAGATCGTCCATCAACTGTTTGAGACACATGCAGGCGAATTGCGCGCTTTTTTGACGGGTATGCTCCGCAACCATGATCTGGCAGATGAAGCATTCCAGCTCACCTTTTCCAAAGCACTCCAGTCAGGAGGTCAGTCTCGGGAAGAGACCCGCAAGGGCTGGTTGTTTCGTGTCGCCTACCATGAAGCGATGGCCCTTATCCGTCGCGATAAAATCCACAGGAAGTCACTGAACGATCTCAGTCAGATGACCAGCCAGTTCTGGGACGAGGCACCAGATCAGCGACTTCTGGATCACGAAAACCAGGAACAGATCCGACAGGCCCTTGAAAGCCTGCCAGACAACCAGCGGGTGATTGTCATCGCCCGGATTTACGATAACAAGACCTTCAAAGAGATCTCGGAAGAACAGGAGGTCCCTTTGGGAACGGTGCTCACCAGAATGAGGCTCGCGATTCAAACACTGTCCCGGCAATTGAACTCACCCTCGGATGATTCCTGA
- a CDS encoding alpha/beta hydrolase — protein sequence MNLLQTQSMHLKAGIFCCLLLFVAPVFGQGVPPAPGCDQEPGQCVNTPDCTSCVPEINYWVVSSRCCMQKSKCCCPCCEFDVYHSDEAGQVSTQSMESLLQSLDPNAPICIMVHGSFVKWESVLLDSYNTYLWLRNAAPQLPLNVIFFTWPSDDTTTKIVPVDVNILGKRAEYNGFYVSRLIAELPPHHPISLLGHSHGARVVASTMHLIGGGSIQGVSLQDCGLQICCNCRHFRVVFAAAAINHNWLNPGERYGCGLNCTDCLVNLRNHKDRILRFYPILAPISRRALAKTGFTWLDRRKLGDGVNRVHDIDVSQCVGGGHMFPNYYSHPQIAEAIVPAIYFSN from the coding sequence ATGAATTTACTGCAAACTCAATCCATGCATCTCAAGGCGGGTATCTTCTGTTGTCTACTGCTGTTTGTCGCTCCCGTATTTGGTCAGGGAGTGCCTCCTGCACCGGGCTGCGACCAGGAGCCGGGACAATGCGTGAATACCCCGGATTGCACCTCCTGCGTTCCAGAGATCAATTACTGGGTCGTCAGTTCGCGTTGCTGTATGCAGAAGAGCAAGTGCTGCTGTCCCTGCTGCGAGTTTGATGTCTATCACTCAGACGAAGCCGGGCAGGTTTCAACACAGTCGATGGAGAGTCTGCTGCAGTCCCTGGATCCGAATGCCCCCATCTGCATCATGGTGCATGGGAGTTTCGTCAAATGGGAGAGCGTACTCCTCGATTCCTATAATACGTATCTCTGGCTGAGAAACGCGGCCCCGCAGCTGCCTTTAAATGTAATCTTCTTTACCTGGCCCAGTGATGATACAACGACGAAGATTGTTCCCGTTGATGTCAATATCCTGGGGAAACGGGCTGAGTATAACGGCTTCTATGTTTCACGACTGATCGCCGAACTGCCGCCCCACCACCCGATCAGCCTGCTGGGTCACAGTCACGGTGCCCGTGTGGTCGCTTCTACAATGCACCTGATTGGCGGTGGATCGATTCAGGGAGTTTCCCTGCAGGATTGTGGACTGCAAATCTGCTGCAATTGTCGGCACTTCCGCGTCGTCTTTGCTGCTGCGGCGATCAATCACAACTGGCTGAACCCCGGGGAGCGTTATGGCTGCGGATTGAACTGCACTGACTGCCTGGTCAACCTGAGAAACCATAAGGACCGGATTCTGCGGTTCTATCCGATACTCGCGCCGATCTCACGTCGGGCGCTTGCCAAGACCGGCTTTACCTGGCTGGACCGTCGTAAACTGGGAGATGGCGTCAACCGCGTCCACGATATCGACGTCTCACAGTGTGTTGGGGGAGGCCACATGTTCCCTAACTACTACAGCCACCCGCAAATTGCGGAAGCCATCGTGCCGGCCATCTATTTCAGCAACTGA
- a CDS encoding molybdopterin oxidoreductase family protein: protein MSIIDQSKLSSLIHQKEGHLTRELLLSPGGFGLGKVPEKNLPDATTQMVCGFCGTGCNLNIHLKNGEGVCISPTTEYPVNLGMACPKGWEALSVLDSPDRAISPLVKKSPNHWEPVDWDSALSLFTSKFKAIQEKHGDESVAFLSTGQMVTEEMAFLGALAKFGMGMKHGDGNTRQCMASAVTAYKQSFGFDAPPFTYQDLEESDVLVFVGANPCIAHPIMWERVMRNPHSPQIVVVDPRKTETAMQSTLHLQIAPKSDLPLFYGIAQLLIQKGYVDADYVRAHTEDFDAFKAHVRDYPLDRITAETGVSQEKIEQLVELIHTGKRVSFWWTMGVNQSYQGVRTAQAIINLALMTGNIGRPGTGPNSITGQCNAMGSRLFSNTTNLLGGHDFLNDRHRAKVADILDIPVDRIPAENSLPYHKIMEGILAGKIKGLWVICTNPAHSWINQGQARDILDRLDFLVVQDMYHNTETARHADLILPAAGWGEKEGTFINAERRIGRVKRIKRAPGQALSDFSIFKLIAQYWGCGEMFSQWSSPAEVFQLMKKLSAGQACDFSGIEDYTAIEEQGGIQWPFAASETEPPQQQRRLFEDGRYFHENGRARFIFSEPTRMPEAPSEQYPFVLLTGRGTASQWHTQTRTRNSDVLRKLYPNRIYVEINPEDAQKHSVQPNDLIFVESQRGRLKARAFITQSVQPGQLFIPMHYEETNQLTDAVFDPHSSQPSYKCCAVRIINE, encoded by the coding sequence ATGTCGATTATCGATCAATCAAAATTAAGCTCTCTGATTCATCAGAAAGAGGGCCATCTTACCAGGGAATTACTGCTCTCACCCGGCGGCTTCGGTCTGGGCAAAGTCCCTGAGAAAAATTTACCCGATGCGACCACTCAAATGGTCTGCGGATTCTGTGGTACCGGATGTAATCTGAATATTCATCTGAAAAACGGCGAGGGAGTCTGCATCAGTCCCACGACCGAATATCCCGTGAATCTGGGCATGGCCTGTCCCAAAGGCTGGGAAGCACTGTCGGTGCTCGATTCGCCGGATCGGGCCATCAGCCCGCTGGTGAAAAAGTCTCCCAATCATTGGGAGCCGGTCGACTGGGATTCCGCACTGAGCCTGTTTACCAGTAAATTCAAAGCCATCCAGGAAAAGCATGGCGACGAATCGGTCGCGTTCCTAAGCACCGGTCAGATGGTCACCGAGGAGATGGCTTTCCTGGGCGCGCTGGCCAAATTCGGAATGGGTATGAAACATGGAGACGGCAACACGCGTCAGTGCATGGCTTCAGCGGTGACTGCTTACAAGCAGTCCTTCGGCTTCGATGCACCACCATTCACTTACCAGGACCTTGAAGAATCAGACGTACTGGTTTTTGTGGGCGCGAATCCCTGTATCGCGCATCCGATCATGTGGGAACGTGTGATGCGGAACCCCCATTCGCCTCAGATCGTTGTTGTCGACCCGCGGAAGACGGAAACCGCGATGCAGTCGACATTGCATCTGCAGATCGCTCCCAAATCAGACCTGCCTCTGTTCTACGGAATTGCCCAGTTACTGATTCAGAAGGGATATGTCGATGCGGACTACGTGCGGGCACACACGGAAGACTTTGACGCATTCAAAGCCCATGTGCGCGATTATCCGCTGGATCGCATCACTGCTGAAACCGGCGTCAGCCAGGAAAAGATTGAACAGTTGGTCGAACTGATTCACACAGGCAAACGGGTTTCGTTCTGGTGGACCATGGGGGTCAATCAGAGTTACCAGGGAGTGCGTACCGCCCAGGCGATCATCAACCTGGCATTGATGACGGGGAACATCGGTCGGCCCGGCACTGGTCCCAATTCGATTACTGGTCAGTGTAATGCGATGGGATCGCGTCTTTTCAGTAATACCACCAACCTGCTGGGTGGTCACGACTTCCTGAATGACCGCCATCGGGCGAAGGTTGCAGATATTCTCGACATTCCCGTGGATCGGATTCCCGCTGAGAACAGTCTGCCTTACCATAAGATTATGGAAGGGATTCTGGCTGGTAAAATCAAAGGCCTGTGGGTTATCTGTACGAACCCCGCGCATTCCTGGATCAACCAGGGACAGGCCCGCGACATTCTGGACCGGCTCGATTTCCTGGTGGTACAGGACATGTATCACAACACCGAAACGGCGCGTCATGCCGATCTCATCCTGCCTGCTGCAGGCTGGGGCGAGAAAGAGGGGACCTTCATTAATGCAGAACGTCGCATCGGTCGGGTCAAACGCATCAAACGGGCACCGGGACAGGCGTTGTCTGATTTCTCTATCTTCAAACTGATCGCCCAGTACTGGGGCTGCGGTGAAATGTTCTCTCAGTGGAGTTCTCCCGCGGAAGTTTTCCAGTTGATGAAAAAACTGAGTGCCGGCCAGGCCTGTGATTTCTCCGGGATCGAAGACTATACCGCCATCGAAGAGCAGGGGGGAATCCAGTGGCCGTTTGCAGCCAGTGAAACGGAACCACCACAACAGCAACGCAGACTGTTCGAGGATGGTCGCTATTTTCACGAGAATGGTCGGGCGCGGTTTATCTTTTCTGAACCGACCAGGATGCCGGAAGCGCCCAGCGAACAGTATCCTTTCGTCTTATTGACGGGACGGGGCACTGCCTCCCAGTGGCACACACAGACCCGCACTCGGAATTCCGATGTCCTGCGGAAGCTGTATCCCAATCGGATTTATGTAGAGATCAATCCGGAGGACGCGCAGAAGCACTCCGTTCAACCTAATGACCTGATCTTTGTGGAGTCACAACGCGGCCGTCTGAAAGCCCGCGCGTTTATTACCCAGTCGGTCCAACCGGGACAGCTTTTCATTCCCATGCATTATGAAGAGACCAACCAGTTGACCGATGCCGTCTTCGATCCGCACTCCAGTCAGCCTTCCTATAAATGTTGTGCTGTGCGGATTATTAATGAGTGA
- a CDS encoding DmsC/YnfH family molybdoenzyme membrane anchor subunit, with protein MSFNFDEQNTGSDAPLDGNNPASQGTATCHQEFDLISLLLEEQQTLTAVDEFARQYEAEALPAQSRYYADLIPSKSPQSDEQYAFQVDLDRCSGCKACVTACHSMNGLDENETWRDVGLLIGGTSQDPIYQHVTTACHHCLDPGCMQACPVNAYEKDPITGIVKHLDDQCFGCQYCTLACPYDVPKYHSQKGIVRKCDMCSQRLTDGEAPACVQACPHQAISIDIVNQEQVLADSEINTFLPAAPDPQHTYPTTTYKSRKPFPRNTLPADYYSARPQHAHLPLVIMLVLTQLSVGAFFTGSVLEYFLSAETTSVMVRLSATTALLFGLLALGASTLHLGRPLYAFRGILGLKHSWLSREILAFGVFAGAAQVYAGLTWFAGSLLPRWEVWQPAAGWLVSALGAVGIFCSIMIYVFTKREFWSFEATTTKFVLTAALLGIASTWVVIFALNLTVNSAATNLLLAQAGPILSKALIVTTVLKLGFEASIFRYLLRRQNSPLKRSALLMSGELSSVTLARFACGILGGILMPLFLLNQQTQPVQNLTLFFTVSILFIACLAGELLERYLFFSAVAAPRMPGVIH; from the coding sequence ATGAGCTTCAACTTCGACGAACAAAACACCGGTTCAGACGCGCCTCTGGATGGGAACAACCCGGCTTCACAGGGAACAGCCACCTGTCATCAGGAATTCGACCTGATTTCACTGCTGCTGGAAGAGCAACAGACTCTGACCGCCGTCGACGAATTTGCCCGTCAGTATGAAGCAGAAGCCCTGCCGGCTCAGTCGCGTTATTATGCGGATCTGATTCCTTCCAAATCACCGCAGTCCGACGAACAGTACGCATTTCAGGTGGACCTGGATCGCTGTTCGGGATGCAAAGCCTGTGTCACCGCCTGCCACTCAATGAACGGGCTGGATGAAAATGAAACCTGGCGCGACGTGGGTCTATTGATCGGCGGGACAAGCCAGGACCCGATTTATCAGCACGTCACCACCGCCTGTCATCACTGCCTGGACCCGGGCTGCATGCAGGCCTGTCCGGTGAATGCGTATGAAAAAGATCCCATCACGGGAATTGTGAAACATCTCGACGATCAGTGCTTCGGCTGCCAGTACTGTACGCTGGCCTGTCCTTACGATGTGCCCAAGTATCACAGCCAAAAGGGGATTGTCCGTAAATGCGACATGTGCAGTCAGCGGTTGACAGACGGCGAAGCTCCGGCCTGTGTGCAGGCCTGTCCGCACCAGGCGATTTCGATTGATATCGTCAATCAAGAACAGGTTCTGGCTGACTCGGAAATCAACACATTTCTTCCCGCAGCCCCCGATCCACAACACACGTATCCCACAACCACCTATAAATCACGCAAGCCGTTTCCGCGGAATACGCTGCCGGCGGACTACTATTCTGCCCGTCCACAACATGCACATCTCCCTCTGGTGATCATGCTGGTGCTGACACAACTGTCTGTTGGTGCCTTTTTCACCGGCTCCGTGCTGGAGTACTTTCTCAGTGCGGAGACCACATCGGTGATGGTACGCCTCTCAGCGACGACAGCCTTACTCTTTGGTTTGCTGGCACTGGGGGCCTCCACGTTGCACCTGGGGCGTCCTTTGTATGCCTTCCGTGGTATTCTCGGACTCAAGCATTCCTGGTTGAGCCGGGAAATCCTGGCCTTTGGTGTGTTTGCCGGTGCGGCGCAGGTCTATGCCGGCCTGACCTGGTTTGCCGGATCACTGTTACCCCGTTGGGAGGTCTGGCAACCAGCCGCGGGCTGGCTGGTCAGTGCCCTGGGGGCAGTTGGGATCTTCTGCTCCATCATGATCTATGTCTTTACCAAACGTGAATTCTGGAGTTTCGAAGCCACCACAACCAAGTTTGTGCTCACCGCGGCGCTGCTGGGGATTGCCTCCACCTGGGTGGTCATTTTCGCCTTGAATCTGACAGTCAATTCTGCCGCGACCAATCTGCTGCTGGCACAGGCCGGACCGATTCTCTCCAAAGCACTAATTGTGACGACCGTGCTCAAACTGGGTTTTGAAGCTTCTATCTTCCGGTATCTGCTGCGGCGTCAGAACTCGCCTTTAAAACGTTCTGCGTTGCTGATGAGTGGTGAACTCTCCAGCGTGACGCTGGCCCGTTTTGCCTGCGGTATTTTAGGAGGCATTCTGATGCCTCTGTTCCTGCTGAACCAACAGACGCAACCGGTTCAGAACCTGACTCTGTTTTTTACTGTTAGTATTTTATTCATAGCCTGTTTAGCTGGTGAACTCCTCGAACGTTATCTGTTCTTCTCTGCGGTAGCCGCTCCCCGCATGCCTGGTGTGATCCACTAA
- a CDS encoding ferredoxin reductase: protein MILSKPEDERKQNETLVTLSVCDVIQEAEDVCTFRLDNLQGQLPVHKPGMFIKVCLDIRGKEVWRSFSISSSPLRPERIDLTIKRNRKGEASNYFFEQVQRGSQLRLKGPLGQFYYDPEHHTEPLILLCAGIGITPMMSIVRYLNDLQENRPCYLFYGARTHRDVIFDQETRQLMTQLPGFHYFLTLSQPVPHWMGYCGHLNFDFISSRVPQIPSCRFFLCGPRDFNQEFQERLEEMGAPAELIHSEQFHKKRKNS from the coding sequence ATGATCCTATCGAAGCCGGAAGACGAACGAAAACAAAACGAAACACTGGTAACCCTTTCTGTCTGTGATGTGATTCAGGAAGCCGAGGATGTCTGCACCTTTCGTCTGGACAACCTGCAGGGCCAACTGCCGGTTCACAAACCGGGAATGTTTATCAAGGTCTGCCTGGATATCCGGGGCAAAGAAGTCTGGCGGAGTTTTTCCATCAGTTCTTCACCTTTGCGTCCGGAACGAATTGACCTGACGATCAAACGCAACCGAAAAGGGGAGGCCAGCAATTACTTTTTTGAACAGGTGCAGCGCGGCAGTCAGCTTCGTCTGAAAGGACCGTTGGGCCAGTTTTACTATGATCCGGAACACCACACCGAGCCATTGATTCTGCTCTGTGCCGGGATCGGAATCACTCCCATGATGAGCATCGTCCGCTATCTGAATGATTTGCAGGAGAACAGACCCTGCTACCTGTTTTACGGTGCGCGTACACATCGGGATGTCATCTTCGATCAGGAAACACGTCAACTCATGACCCAGTTACCGGGTTTTCATTACTTCCTGACACTTTCACAGCCGGTCCCCCACTGGATGGGTTACTGCGGGCATCTCAACTTCGATTTCATCAGTTCCCGAGTACCTCAGATTCCCAGCTGCCGTTTCTTTTTGTGTGGGCCCCGGGATTTCAATCAGGAATTCCAGGAGCGTCTTGAGGAAATGGGAGCCCCGGCGGAACTGATTCACAGCGAGCAATTCCATAAAAAACGAAAAAACAGTTAA